CTGGGCAACCATCACGACGTTGCTGCAGACGGCAAAGATGAATAACGTCGATCCGCTTGCCTGGCTCACCCAGACCCTCGAGCGCATTGCCAACGGCTGGCCGAGCTCAGAAATCGACGCGCTAATGCCGTGGAACTACGCCCGCTGAACGGCCTCAGCTTGCCGCTTACGGGCCGATGGTCCGAAGAGGGGTTTTTCGCGCAGTTCCTCCGGTAGCCAACGCGCCTGAACCTCTTGCCAACAGAATCGAGCCGCAGGGTGCCGACGGTTAGAGCAATTCGAGGAAAAGTGCGCAGCGGTTTTAATTCGGAATAGCGGAGATTGACGGGCGAGAGCCCTTTCCACTATTCGGCGAAAGCCGAATGCGCTAGTCGGGAAAACGATACTTGAAATATTCGATCTCGGCGCCGAACAGCCGTTCGACGCGTTCCCGATCGCCCGGTTTATAGTAACTGCGAATATCTGGCCTTCTTGGGTTCGCCTTCGCTCTGGTCAAAAATCGTTCATCAAAAGGCAGCCCGATTTGGTCGCACACAGTGCGTAGATCCTCCGAGAGGCGCTCCTGCCGACCGACGAAGTCGACAACGACTTCGTCGTTCTTGGTGTAGAGCTGCCACGACTTCCAATTGATACACTCCTTCTCGGCTGCACCTGTTTCGATCAAGCAGAGCATTTGCGAGAAGCTCGGCCGGGTATCGGCCTTCCTGTAGTGCCAATTGTAAAGAGAAACGGCCCTCTCGTACGGGTTTCGCACGAAGCAGAACTTGAAATATCGATTCCAGGCAGAGGGGTCGAAGGCCTCGATTTCGCTTGCGCTTGAATGATCTGCGAGCCTGCCTGCAAAACGCCGGCTGAGAGCGACACCGGCCAATGAATCGACACTGTGGTTGCGGACGAGAGTTTGGGCGATCTTAAGTGGAGACAGGTGGCGGAACATGGCAATTAGCGCCAGCCGATTGGCTTTGGCTCCATTTCCGAGTGCATCCTTCCAGGATCCAAGTTGTACGTCCCATGGTCCGAATTCGCGAGCGAGATAGGCAGAAACCGTGCTGCCGGCGGTTTTCGGCACGTGGATGAAAATGAACTTGTGGCGATGGGATATAATCACTGCCTGGCCACTCCTTAGCCGGAAAAAGGTCGAACCCGCCCGTCATCGAAAGCCGAGACTGCAGCAAACTGGAGCCGATGCCTCCGTATCTGCATCCTATGCATGGCCACGGCTACAGCAAGCCCGGCGTTGGGCGCTCGAGGGTTTCCCGCTGCAGTTCGAATTAACAGTCCCCTTCCCTCCCATGCGTCGGCCCCACCCGCTTCAAGTTCGACGCTCGGTAGTCGAGGTAATTTCTAAGAAGGATCCGCAATGAGGAAGCGAGCTGACCAAGGCGATTGCCGACCTAACGTCAGCGCCTCGTCCCGATCGCGGGTGAGACATCGATATCAACTAAGTGGCATCGGCTCCGGCAGTCAATTCCAAAAAGCCGCCTTGGATGTTGTGGAGGCGAGCGTAGACGCCGTCCGTGCGGCGCGCGAGTTCCTCGTGCGTCCCCTCCTCGACGACCAGCCCCTCCTTCATCACGACGATCTTGTCAGCATTGACGACGGTGGAAAGCCGGTGAGCGATCACAATGACCGTGCGGCCGCTCATCGCCTGATCGAGTGCCTTCTGAACAGCTGCTTCCGACTCCGTATCAAGAGCCGAGGTAGCCTCGTCCAGAAGGAGAATGGGCGCGTTGCGGACGAGCGCCCGGGCGATCGAAAGACGCTGGCGCTGGCCGCCGGATAGCGTCATACCTTGTTCGCCCACTGGCGTGTCGTACCCCTGTGGCTGCGCGAGGATGAAATCATGCGCATAGGCAAGCCGGGCCGCTTCCTCTACTTCCGCGTCCGTCGCTTCGGGTCGGCCGTAGCGGATGTTATCGCGGATAGAACCTTCAAAGAGGTAAGCTTGTTGTGAGACATAGGCGAGCCCGTTGCGCAGAGACTGCTTAGTAACAGCGGCTATGTCTTGCCCGTCGATCAGGATCACACCCGATTGTGGATCGTAGAAGCGTGGAATGAGGCTGATGATCGTCGATTTACCGGCTCCGGACGGGCCAACGAGCGCGGTAGTCTTGCCACCTTCCGCCAGGAAACTAACTCCCTTGAGGACCTCCTCGCCATTGCCATAGGAGAACCGCACGTCTCGAAACTCGACGGTCGCTTCGCTGAAGGCCAGTTGAGTAGCCCCGGGTAGGTCACGTTGATGCGGAACCGTGTCCAGAATCTCATAAAGCATGCGGGCGTTGACGGCAGCGCGCTCCAGCGACACCTGCAGGCGAGCGAGGCGCCGCACCGGGTCGTATGCCAAGAGAAGCGCCGTTACAAAAGCGAACAAGGCACCCGGGGCCACGTTGCTGTAGATGGTGCGGAAAGCCGCATAGGCAAGCACGCCCGAAATTGCCAAGCCTGCAAAGGTCTCCGTCAACGGCGCCGTCCGTTCGCTCAAGCGCGCGATGCGGTTGGCGCGGTTCTCCGCGCCCTTGATGATCCCCTCGACCTTGCGGCCCAACTCGTCCTCCATCGTGAAGGCTTTGACGATGGAAATGCCCTGAATGGTTTCCTGCATCGCGCCTAGTACGCGGCTGTTCGCCTCGACCGCTTCGCGCGTCGCCAGACGCAGCCGCCTGGAAATGTAGCGAAGCCCGAGGAGCAAGGGAGGGGCCCCAATGAAGGTGATGAGCGAGAGCAGCCAGTCCTTGCTGATCATGACGCCGACAAGGCCGACCAAGGTCAGGACATCGCGGGCGACCGAGGTGACCGTCATATTGAGCACGTCGCGGATGCCGGAGATGTTCTGGTTGATCTTGGCGGTGAGGTGCGTCGAGCGCTTTTCCTGGAAAAAGCCAATGCTCAACGCCATCAGATGCGTATAAAGCCGGCGCTTATAGCGTGCGACAATATTGTTGCCGATTTTCGATAAAGCGACGGCTTGCCCATAAGTCGCCAGGCCTCTTAGCACAAAGGCAGCAAATATCGAGAAGCAGACGAGTAGAACGACGTCGCCGCGCTTGTTGGCGAAAGCTTCGTTGACCACCGTTTCACTGATCCAAGCGGTGAAGGCCGTCGTTGCAGCCACAACCATCAGGCACGCAATGGCAAAGGCATAGCCGCGGATATGGTCGCGGCCGTTTTCGGCAATGACGCGCCTTAGGACCCCAGCGATCTTTTCAGTATCGACCTCGCGCTCTTTTCGATCCTTAACGCTCAAATAGTCCCGTCCCCGCAATCACGCATGGCGTGCCCGTGTACTGGCGCCGTCCCCGGGTCTCTATAGTGCCTTGTGACCGTCTTGGCCAGTCATGGGCGGCACCCTGTCATGGCAGAGCCAAACGGCTCAGCCTTCCAGCCGCCTCCCTTCTGCAACGTCACGGCTTTCAGTGCGAATGCGGTCGGAAGCCACCCGCCCTGCCATCAATTCGTTCTCAGGTTTTCCGTGCGGGCAACGCGTCGGCTGGGTGTGAGCGAGGCTTCGGAGGCCCTTTCGCAATTTCTTGATGTCAGACTGAAATGTGTGCACTTATACAGGAGCCATTATCCTGAACCTGATCGAAAGCACGAAAATTGTTCGAGGGGATAAAGTCCGCCATTCATTGGCGGTTCGCCAAAAAACTGAGGAATTCAAATCCTGACAGAGCTGCAAGGCACTTGGTGCTGGCAGCTACAGGACGCGGGGCAGACGTTTCCAGAGCCAGGCGCGCTGTGGGATTCCTCGTGGCAGACAAAAGGTACTCGGACGCTCGCACGATTTGCCGGGAGCAGATATCGACAGGCGACCCATCCGGCTTTTGGCGGCATTACGAGAGCTTCGTTGACGAGCTCGCAAGCTCCTGCCGACACCAAGAAGTGTCTGGTTCGAAAATCAAGATCGCTCTGTTCAACGACACAGACTTCAGGGTCAATATCGGATGCCGGCTGACAAGCCAAGGGCTCAAGCAACAGATTCTAGATGCGTTCCCGGGCGCCGAGATCACATCCATCGGTTTCAATTTCTCAGCCTTCAGAAAGGAGTTCCCGAAGTCCGCATCCGCTGAAGGATATGGACTCTCGGACATTGAAACCCGGCTTTCTGCCGCATATGGCGAAGACGCTGTTGACCATATAGCGGCCGCCGATTTTGTGATCCTTCAGCCGGAGGGATCGTTGGACCACCGGACAACGGCAGAAGGGCTTGCAACTTTCTTCACTCCTATTCTTACCTCCAGGAAACTGAGGAAGCCATTTGCTCTATTGAACGGAACGATACCTATCTACGAAGGCGAACGATCGGACTATCTCACAGGGCTCTTTCGCGAACTCGGCCATGTAGCTGCACGCGACGAAATCTCGGCGGAGCATTACGGGATCGAATTTCTGGTGGATGCCGCATTCCTCCGAATATCGCCAGCACCTGTGGCCGAACGCGACGGTTGCCTGATAACCACCGGCGCCAGAAACAATGCCGAAGAAGATGTTGAAATCCTCAAGGCTGCACTGAAGGTCTGCGAGGCGCAGAAGCTTCGCCCCGTCGTTCTTACGCACGCAGTTGAACGCTTCTCACCATATGAGGCCGAGATCATTGGCCGTGGCGGCATTTTTGCTGAGACGGCCAGTATAGAACATGCTGCCGAGACGATCTCAAAATGCCGCCTGCACATCGGCGGGCGATATCATATGGCGATCTTCAGTATCCTCTGTAACGTTCCTTCTCTCCTCTTCGACGTTCAAACACACAAAAACCAGTGGCTAGAGCGCTACTCTCCTCTGATAACGCTTGTGCATCCGCACACGGACCTCGATGCCGCGGCAGCCGCGGTGCTGAGCAGTGGCGTATCGAAGGGACATCCGGGACCAACGGCCGCGGAGAAATACGTTCATTTCCTAAAACGCGCTATGGCTGATCAGCCGTTATAGCCGGTCCCCGGTGCGACGAGACGCTGCTGCGGCGCCCGGCCAATGACAGCGGCGCGTTGGGAACTATCGCCATTGACGGTAATGCGATGCAGATAGCGGCCTACCCGCAATCGGCGAGATCGTGGTCGTCCGCCCCTCCACCGCCCAGTTCAGAATTGCATTTGCCTCGGCAT
The genomic region above belongs to Sinorhizobium meliloti and contains:
- a CDS encoding sulfotransferase family 2 domain-containing protein, with product MIISHRHKFIFIHVPKTAGSTVSAYLAREFGPWDVQLGSWKDALGNGAKANRLALIAMFRHLSPLKIAQTLVRNHSVDSLAGVALSRRFAGRLADHSSASEIEAFDPSAWNRYFKFCFVRNPYERAVSLYNWHYRKADTRPSFSQMLCLIETGAAEKECINWKSWQLYTKNDEVVVDFVGRQERLSEDLRTVCDQIGLPFDERFLTRAKANPRRPDIRSYYKPGDRERVERLFGAEIEYFKYRFPD
- a CDS encoding ABC transporter ATP-binding protein, whose product is MSVKDRKEREVDTEKIAGVLRRVIAENGRDHIRGYAFAIACLMVVAATTAFTAWISETVVNEAFANKRGDVVLLVCFSIFAAFVLRGLATYGQAVALSKIGNNIVARYKRRLYTHLMALSIGFFQEKRSTHLTAKINQNISGIRDVLNMTVTSVARDVLTLVGLVGVMISKDWLLSLITFIGAPPLLLGLRYISRRLRLATREAVEANSRVLGAMQETIQGISIVKAFTMEDELGRKVEGIIKGAENRANRIARLSERTAPLTETFAGLAISGVLAYAAFRTIYSNVAPGALFAFVTALLLAYDPVRRLARLQVSLERAAVNARMLYEILDTVPHQRDLPGATQLAFSEATVEFRDVRFSYGNGEEVLKGVSFLAEGGKTTALVGPSGAGKSTIISLIPRFYDPQSGVILIDGQDIAAVTKQSLRNGLAYVSQQAYLFEGSIRDNIRYGRPEATDAEVEEAARLAYAHDFILAQPQGYDTPVGEQGMTLSGGQRQRLSIARALVRNAPILLLDEATSALDTESEAAVQKALDQAMSGRTVIVIAHRLSTVVNADKIVVMKEGLVVEEGTHEELARRTDGVYARLHNIQGGFLELTAGADAT
- a CDS encoding polysaccharide pyruvyl transferase family protein, yielding MADKRYSDARTICREQISTGDPSGFWRHYESFVDELASSCRHQEVSGSKIKIALFNDTDFRVNIGCRLTSQGLKQQILDAFPGAEITSIGFNFSAFRKEFPKSASAEGYGLSDIETRLSAAYGEDAVDHIAAADFVILQPEGSLDHRTTAEGLATFFTPILTSRKLRKPFALLNGTIPIYEGERSDYLTGLFRELGHVAARDEISAEHYGIEFLVDAAFLRISPAPVAERDGCLITTGARNNAEEDVEILKAALKVCEAQKLRPVVLTHAVERFSPYEAEIIGRGGIFAETASIEHAAETISKCRLHIGGRYHMAIFSILCNVPSLLFDVQTHKNQWLERYSPLITLVHPHTDLDAAAAAVLSSGVSKGHPGPTAAEKYVHFLKRAMADQPL